From a region of the Daphnia magna isolate NIES linkage group LG1, ASM2063170v1.1, whole genome shotgun sequence genome:
- the LOC123475200 gene encoding uncharacterized protein LOC123475200 — protein sequence MVVDRFLRPEPELITPRDYKSQTMQRLREGFALARENLLEARRQQKIQYDKRAKEENFQVGDRVLLDVRVTQLGTSKKLNPRYQGPFRVSKVFPNHTVEIRTYNGNGIQLTHVNRLKALTECMIWRDEECVDFDDLRESKLRATRLREEDSDNEEDLADVEARDEVNTPDHEGDRELIELDAVAPNDVRDAHLIDFDPLTHLNQAATKEPIGYQIEPNLGHEPSRVDWSNLPPPLTPLRVPPAPLEGSNTIVRPKRATRPPDRFRDFLLD from the coding sequence ATGGTTGTCGACAGGTTTTTAAGACCGGAACCGGAGTTAATCACCCCTCGTGATTACAAAAGCCAAACGATGCAACGGCTAAGAGAAGGTTTTGCGCTAGCCAGAGAAAACCTATTGGAAGCTAGAAGGCAGCAAAAGATCCAGTATGATAAGAGAGCCAAGGAAGAGAACTTTCAAGTAGGTGATCGCGTCCTCCTGGACGTAAGGGTCACTCAATTAGGAACgagcaaaaaattaaacccTCGATATCAAGGCCCCTTTCGAGTTTCAAAAGTCTTCCCTAACCATACGGTGGAAATCCGTACGTACAATGGAAATGGTATCCAGCTTACGCACGTCAACCGCCTGAAGGCGTTGACAGAGTGCATGATTTGGAGAGATGAGGAATGCGTCGATTTCGACGATTTACGAGAGTCTAAGCTAAGAGCCACCAGGCTAAGAGAAGAGGACTCCGACAACGAAGAGGATCTTGCCGACGTAGAAGCAAGAGATGAAGTCAATACCCCGGATCACGAAGGTGACAGGGAACTGATTGAATTGGACGCTGTCGCGCCGAATGACGTCAGAGACGCCCACTTAATTGATTTCGACCCTCTCACCCACTTGAACCAGGCGGCTACAAAAGAACCCATCGGATACCAGATCGAACCAAATCTGGGTCATGAGCCAAGTCGAGTTGACTGGTCAAACCTCCCCCCTCCGCTAACCCCCCTTAGAGTACCTCCAGCACCCCTGGAAGGAAGTAACACAATTGTACGCCCAAAAAGAGCTACTCGTCCTCCGGACAGGTTCCGAGACTTCCTATTAGATTAG